In Hahella sp. KA22, one genomic interval encodes:
- a CDS encoding GFA family protein, with protein sequence MNYKGSCHCGKIAFEVEGELTEVLACNCSICSRKGSLLWFVPRSQLTLTSGENAMSTYTFNTHVIQHRFCPTCGIHPFGEGTDPSGAKMAAINARCLEGVDLDALKVNHYDGRSK encoded by the coding sequence ATGAACTACAAAGGCAGTTGTCACTGCGGCAAAATCGCATTTGAAGTGGAAGGCGAACTGACGGAAGTTTTGGCGTGTAATTGTTCCATTTGTTCCCGTAAAGGGTCGTTGCTGTGGTTTGTGCCGCGGTCGCAGTTGACGCTGACGTCCGGGGAAAACGCTATGAGCACGTATACCTTCAACACACACGTTATCCAGCATCGGTTTTGCCCCACCTGCGGCATTCACCCCTTCGGAGAGGGAACCGACCCCTCCGGCGCCAAGATGGCGGCGATCAACGCCCGCTGTCTGGAAGGGGTGGATCTGGACGCGTTAAAAGTGAATCACTATGACGGGCGCTCGAAATAA